A region of Saimiri boliviensis isolate mSaiBol1 chromosome 8, mSaiBol1.pri, whole genome shotgun sequence DNA encodes the following proteins:
- the EIF4G1 gene encoding eukaryotic translation initiation factor 4 gamma 1 isoform X1 — protein sequence MNKAPQSTGPPPAPSPGLPQPAFPPGQTAPVVFSTPQATQMNTPSQPRQGGFRSLQHFYPSRAQPPSSAASRVQSAAPARPGPAAHVYPAGSQVMMIPSQISYPASQGAYYIPGQGRSTYVVPTQQYPVQPGAPGFYPGASPTEFGTYAGAYYPAQGVQQFPTGVAPAPVLMNQPPQIAPKRERKTIRIRDPNQGGKDITEEIMSGARTASTPTPPQTGGGLEPQANGETPQVAVIVRPDDRSQGAIIVDRPGLPGPEHSPSESQPSSPSPTPSPSPILEPGSEPNLAVLSLPGDTVTTGMIQMSVEESAPVSCETGEPYCLSPEPTPLAEPILEVEVTLSKPVPESEFSSSPLQAPNPLASHTVESHEPNGVVPSEDLEPEVESSPELAPPPACPSESPVPIAPTAQPEELLNGAPSPPAVDLSPVSEPEEQAKEVTVSVVPPTVPSATPAVAPSATSPAPEEEMEEEEEEEEEGEAGEAESEKGGEELLPQESTPVPANLSQNLEAAAATQVAVSVPKRRRKIKELNKKEAVGDLLDAFKEANPAVPEVENQPPAGSNPGPESEGSSVPPRPEEADETWDSKEDKIHNAENIQPGEQKYEYKSDQWKPLNLEEKKRYDREFLLGFQFIFASMQKPEGLPHISDVVLDKANKTPLRPLDPARLQGINCGPDFTPSFANLGRPALSTRGPPRGGPGGELPRGPQAGLGPRRSQQGARKEPRKIIATVLMTEDIKLNKAEKAWKPSSKRTAADKDRGEEDADGSKTQDLFRRVRSILNKLTPQMFQQLMKQVTQLAIDTEERLKGVIDLIFEKAISEPNFSVAYANMCRCLMALKVPTTEKPTVTVNFRKLLLNRCQKEFEKDKDDDEVFEKKQKEMDEAATAEERGRLKEELEEARDIARRRSLGNIKFIGELFKLKMLTEAIMHDCVVKLLKNHDEESLECLCRLLTTIGKDLDFEKAKPRMDQYFNQMEKIIKEKKTSSRIRFMLQDVLDLRGSNWVPRRGDQGPKTIDQIHKEAEMEEHREHIKVQQLMAKGSDKRRGGPPGPPISRGLPLVDDGGWNTVPISKGSRPIDTSRLTKITKPGSIDSNNQLFAPGGRLSWGKGSSGGSGAKPSDAASEAARPATSTLNRFSALQQAVPTESTDNRRVVQRSSLSRERGEKAGDRGDRLDRSERGGDRGDRLDRARTPATKRSFSKEVEERSRERSSQPEGLRKAASLTEDRDRGRDAVKREATLPPANPPKAALSEEELEKKSKAIIEEYLHLNDMKEAVQCVQELASPSLLFIFVRHGVESTLERSAIAREHMGQLLHQLLCAGHLSTAQYYQGLYEILELAEDMEIDIPHVWLYLAELVTPILQEGGVPMGELLREITKPLRPLGKAASLLLEILGLLCKSMGPKKVGALWREAGLSWKEFLPEGQDIGAFVAEQKVEYTLGQESEAPGQRALPSEELSRQLEKLLKEGSSNQRVLDWIEANLSEQQIASNTLVRALMTAVCYSAIIFETPLRVDVAVLKARAKLLQKYLCDEQKELQALYALQALVVTLEQPPNLLRMFFDALYDEDVVKEDAFYSWESSKDPAEQQGKGVALKSVTAFFKWLREAEEESDHN from the exons atgaacaaagctcCACAGTCCACAGGCCCCCCACCCGCCCCATCCCCCGGACTCCCACAG CCAGCGTTTCCCCCGGGGCAGACAGCGCCGGTGGTGTTCAGTACGCCACAAGCGACACAAATGAACACGCCTTCTCAGCCCCGCCAG GGAGGATTCAGGTCTCTGCAG CACTTCTACCCTAGCCGGGCCCAGCCCCCGAGCAGTGCAGCCTCCCGAGTGCAGAGTGCAGCCCCTGCCCGCCCTGGCCCAGCTGCCCATGTCTACCCTGCTGGATCCCAAGTAATGATGATCCCTTCCCAGATCTCCTACCCAGCCTCCCAGGGGGCCTACTACATCCCCGGACAG GGCCGTTCCACGTATGTTGTCCCGACACAGCAGTACCCTGTGCAGCCGGGAGCCCCAGGCTTCTATCCAGGTGCAAGCCCGACAGAATTTGGGACCTATG CTGGCGCCTATTATCCAGCCCAAGGGGTGCAGCAGTTTCCCACTGGTGTGGCCCCCGCCCCAGTTTTGATGAACCAGCCACCCCAGATTGCTCCCAAGAGGGAGCGGAAGACG ATCCGAATTCGAGATCCAAACCAAGGAGGAAAGGATATCACAGAGGAGATCATGTCTGGGGCCCGCACTGCCTCCACGCCCACCCCTCCCCAG ACGGGAGGCGGTCTGGAGCCTCAAGCTAATGGGGAGACGCCCCAGGTTGCTGTCATTGTCCGGCCAG ATGACCGGTCACAGGGAGCAATCATTGTTGACCGGCCAGGGCTGCCTGGCCCAGAGCACAGCCCTTCAGAATCCCAGCCTTCATCACCTTCTCCGACCCCGTCGCCATCCCCAATCTTGGAACCGGGGTCTGAGCCTAATCTCGCAGTCCTCTCTCTTCCTGGGGATACTGTGACAACGGGGATGATACAAATGTCTGTAGAGGAATCAGCCCCCGTCTCCTGTGAAACTGGGGAGCCATACTGCCTCTCTCCAGAACCCACTCCTCTCGCCGAACCCATACTGGAAGTAGAAGTGACGCTTAGCAAACCAGTTCCAGAATCTGAGTTCTCTTCCAGTCCTCTCCAGGCTCCCAACCCTCTGGCATCTCACACAGTGGAAAGTCATGAGCCTAATGGCGTGGTCCCATCTGAAGATCTGGAACCAGAGGTGGAGTCAAGCCCAGAGCTTGCCCCTCCCCCAGCTTGCCCCTCCGAATCCCCTGTGCCCATCGCTCCAACTGCCCAACCTGAGGAACTGCTCAACGGAGCCCCCTCGCCACCAGCTGTGGACTTAAGCCCAGTCAGTGAGCCAGAGGAGCAGGCCAAGGAAGTCACAGTATCAGTGGTGCCGCCCACCGTCCCCTCTGCCACTCCTGCTGTGGCTCCTTCAGCTACTTCCCCAGCTCCggaggaggaaatggaggaagaggaagaagaggaggaagaaggagaagcaggagaaGCTGAGAgtgagaagggaggagaggaacTGCTCCCCCAAGAAAGTACCCCTGTCCCAGCCAACTTGTCCCAGAATTTGGAGGCGGCAGCAGCCACCCAAG tggcAGTATCTGTGCCAAAGAGGAGACGAAAAATTAAGGAGCTAAATAAGAAGGAGGCTGTGGGAGACCTTCTGGATGCCTTCAAGGAG GCGAACCCTGCAGTACCAGAGGTGGAAAATCAGCCTCCCGCAGGCAGCAATCCAGGCCCGGAGTCTGAGGGCAGCAGTGTGCCCCCACGTCCCGAGGAAGCAGACGAGACCTGGGACTCAAAGGAAGACAAAATTCATAATGCTGAGAAcatccagcctggggaacagaagtATGAATATAAGTCAG ATCAGTGGAAGCCTCTAAACCTGGAGGAGAAAAAACGTTACGACCGTGAGTTCCTGCTTGGTTTTCAGTTCATCTTTGCCAGTATGCAGAAGCCAGAGGGTCTGCCCCATATCAGTGATGTGGTGCTGGACAAG GCCAATAAAACACCACTGCGGCCACTGGATCCTGCTAGACTACAAGGCATAAACTGTGGTCCAGACTTCACTCCATCCTTTGCCAACCTTGGCCGGCCAGCCCTTAGCACCCGTGGGCCCCCAAGGGGTGGGCCAGGTGGGGAGCTGCCCCGAGGGCCG CAGGCTGGCCTGGGACCCCGGCGCTCTCAGCAGGGCGCCCGAAAGGAACCGCGCAAGATCATTGCCACAGTGTTAATGACTGAAGATATAAAACTAAACAAAGCAGAGAAAGCCTGGAAACCCAGCAGTAAGCGGACGGCGGCTGATAAGGATCGAGGGGAAGAGGATGCTGATGGCAGCAAAACCCAG GACCTATTCCGCAGGGTGCGCTCCATCCTGAATAAGCTGACACCCCAGATGTTCCAGCAGCTGATGAAACAAGTGACCCAGCTGGCCATCGACACCGAGGAACGCCTCAAAGGGGTCATTGACCTCATTTTTGAGAAGGCCATTTCTGAGCCCAACTTCTCTGTGGCCTATGCCAACATGTGCCGCTGCCTCATGGCG CTGAAAGTGCCCACTACAGAAAAGCCAACAGTGACTGTGAACTTCCGAAAGCTGTTGTTGAATCGATGTCAGAAGGAGTTTGAGAAAGACAAAGATGATGATGAGGTTTTTGAGAAGAAGCAAAAGGAGATGGATGAAGCTGCTACG GCAGAGGAACGAGGACGTCTGAAGGAAGAGCTGGAAGAGGCTCGGGACATAGCCCGGCGGCGCTCTTTAGGGAATATCAAGTTTATTGGAGAGTTGTTCAAGCTGAAGATGTTAACAGAGGCCATAATGCATGACTGTGTGGTCAAACTGCTTAAGAACCACGACGAAGAGTCCCTCGAGTGCCTTTGCCGTCTGCTCACCACTATTGGCAAAGACCTGGACTTTGAAAAAGCCAAG CCCCGAATGGATCAGTATTTCAATCAGATGGagaaaatcattaaagaaaagaagacGTCGTCCCGCATCCGCTTTATGCTGCAGGACGTGCTGGACCTGCGAGGG AGCAATTGGGTGCCACGCCGAGGGGATCAGGGTCCCAAGACCATTGACCAGATCCacaaggaggctgagatggaagagcACCGGGAGCACATCAAAGTGCAGCAGCTCATGGCCAAGGGCAGCGACAAGCGTCGGGGTGGCCCCCCAGGCCCGCCCATCA GCCGTGGACTTCCACTTGTGGATGATGGTGGCTGGAACACAGTTCCCATCAGCAAAGGCAGCCGCCCCATTGACACCTCACGACTCACCAAGATCACCAAG CCTGGCTCTATCGATTCTAACAACCAGCTCTTTGCACCTGGAGGGCGACTGAGCTGGGGCAAGGGCAGCAGCGGCGGCTCCGGAGCCAAGCCCTCAGACGCAG CATCAGAGGCTGCTCGCCCAGCTACTAGTACCTTGAATCGCTTCTCAGCCCTTCAACAAGCAGTACCCACAGAAAGCACAGATAATAGGCGTGTGGTGCAGAG GAGTAGCTTGAGCCGGGAACGAGGCGAGAAAGCTGGGGACCGGGGAGACCGCCTAGATCGGAGTGAACGGGGAGGGGACCGTGGGGACCGGCTTGATCGTGCGCGGACACCTGCTACCAAGCGGAGCTTCAGCAAGGAAGTGGAGGAGCGGAGTAGAGAACGGTCCTCCCAGCCTGAGGGGCTGCGCAAGGCAGCTAGCCTCACAGAGGATCGGGACCGTGGGCGGGATGCCG TGAAGCGAGAAGCTACCCTACCCCCAGCGAACCCCCCGAAGGCAGCACTCTCTGAGGAGGAGTTAGAGAAGAAATCCAAGGCCATCATAGAGGAATACCTCCATCTCAATGACATGAAG GAGGCAGTACAGTGTGTGCAGGAGCTGGCCTCACCCTCGCTGCTCTTCATCTTTGTACGGCATGGTGTCGAGTCTACGCTGGAGCGCAGTGCCATTGCTCGTGAGCACATGGGGCAGCTGCTGCACCAGCTGCTCTGTGCTGGACACCTGTCCACTGCTCAATACTACCAAGG GCTGTATGAAATCCTGGAATTGGCTGAGGACATGGAAATTGACATCCCCCACGTGTGGCTCTACCTAGCGGAACTGGTAACACCCATTCTGCAGGAAGGTGGGGTGCCCATGGGGGAGCTGTTGAG GGAAATTACAAAGCCTCTGAGACCGCTGGGCAAAGCTGCTTCCCTGTTGCTGGAGATCCTGGGCCTCCTGTGCAAGAGCATG GGTCCTAAAAAGGTGGGGGCGCTGTGGCGAGAAGCTGGGCTTAGCTGGAAGGAGTTTCTACCTGAAGGCCAGGACATTGGTGCATTCGTCGCTGAACAG AAGGTGGAGTATACCCTGGGCCAGGAGTCAGAAGCCCCTGGCCAGAGGGCACTCCCCTCCGAGGAGCTGAGCAGACAGCTAGAGAAGCTGCTGAAGGAGGGCAGCAGTAACCAGCGGGTGTTGGACTGGATAGAG GCCAACCTGAGTGAGCAGCAGATAGCATCCAACACGCTAGTTCGAGCCCTCATGACGGCTGTCTGCTATTCTGCAATTATTT TTGAGACTCCCCTCCGAGTGGACGTTGCAGTGCTGAAAGCCCGAGCGAAACTGCTGCAGAAATACCTGTGTGATGAGCAGAAGGAGCTGCAGGCACTCTACGCCCTCCAGGCCCTTGTAGTGACCTTAGAACAGCCTCCCA ACCTGCTGCGGATGTTCTTTGACGCCCTGTATGACGAGGACGTGGTGAAGGAGGACGCCTTCTACAGTTGGGAGAGTAGCAAGGACCCCGCTGAGCAGCAGGGCAAGGGTGTGGCCCTGAAATCTGTCACGGCCTTCTTCAAGTGGCTCCGTGAGGCAGAGGAAGAGTCTGACCACAACTGA
- the EIF4G1 gene encoding eukaryotic translation initiation factor 4 gamma 1 isoform X3, with protein MNKAPQSTGPPPAPSPGLPQPAFPPGQTAPVVFSTPQATQMNTPSQPRQHFYPSRAQPPSSAASRVQSAAPARPGPAAHVYPAGSQVMMIPSQISYPASQGAYYIPGQGRSTYVVPTQQYPVQPGAPGFYPGASPTEFGTYAGAYYPAQGVQQFPTGVAPAPVLMNQPPQIAPKRERKTIRIRDPNQGGKDITEEIMSGARTASTPTPPQTGGGLEPQANGETPQVAVIVRPDDRSQGAIIVDRPGLPGPEHSPSESQPSSPSPTPSPSPILEPGSEPNLAVLSLPGDTVTTGMIQMSVEESAPVSCETGEPYCLSPEPTPLAEPILEVEVTLSKPVPESEFSSSPLQAPNPLASHTVESHEPNGVVPSEDLEPEVESSPELAPPPACPSESPVPIAPTAQPEELLNGAPSPPAVDLSPVSEPEEQAKEVTVSVVPPTVPSATPAVAPSATSPAPEEEMEEEEEEEEEGEAGEAESEKGGEELLPQESTPVPANLSQNLEAAAATQVAVSVPKRRRKIKELNKKEAVGDLLDAFKEANPAVPEVENQPPAGSNPGPESEGSSVPPRPEEADETWDSKEDKIHNAENIQPGEQKYEYKSDQWKPLNLEEKKRYDREFLLGFQFIFASMQKPEGLPHISDVVLDKANKTPLRPLDPARLQGINCGPDFTPSFANLGRPALSTRGPPRGGPGGELPRGPQAGLGPRRSQQGARKEPRKIIATVLMTEDIKLNKAEKAWKPSSKRTAADKDRGEEDADGSKTQDLFRRVRSILNKLTPQMFQQLMKQVTQLAIDTEERLKGVIDLIFEKAISEPNFSVAYANMCRCLMALKVPTTEKPTVTVNFRKLLLNRCQKEFEKDKDDDEVFEKKQKEMDEAATAEERGRLKEELEEARDIARRRSLGNIKFIGELFKLKMLTEAIMHDCVVKLLKNHDEESLECLCRLLTTIGKDLDFEKAKPRMDQYFNQMEKIIKEKKTSSRIRFMLQDVLDLRGSNWVPRRGDQGPKTIDQIHKEAEMEEHREHIKVQQLMAKGSDKRRGGPPGPPISRGLPLVDDGGWNTVPISKGSRPIDTSRLTKITKPGSIDSNNQLFAPGGRLSWGKGSSGGSGAKPSDAASEAARPATSTLNRFSALQQAVPTESTDNRRVVQRSSLSRERGEKAGDRGDRLDRSERGGDRGDRLDRARTPATKRSFSKEVEERSRERSSQPEGLRKAASLTEDRDRGRDAVKREATLPPANPPKAALSEEELEKKSKAIIEEYLHLNDMKEAVQCVQELASPSLLFIFVRHGVESTLERSAIAREHMGQLLHQLLCAGHLSTAQYYQGLYEILELAEDMEIDIPHVWLYLAELVTPILQEGGVPMGELLREITKPLRPLGKAASLLLEILGLLCKSMGPKKVGALWREAGLSWKEFLPEGQDIGAFVAEQKVEYTLGQESEAPGQRALPSEELSRQLEKLLKEGSSNQRVLDWIEANLSEQQIASNTLVRALMTAVCYSAIIFETPLRVDVAVLKARAKLLQKYLCDEQKELQALYALQALVVTLEQPPNLLRMFFDALYDEDVVKEDAFYSWESSKDPAEQQGKGVALKSVTAFFKWLREAEEESDHN; from the exons atgaacaaagctcCACAGTCCACAGGCCCCCCACCCGCCCCATCCCCCGGACTCCCACAG CCAGCGTTTCCCCCGGGGCAGACAGCGCCGGTGGTGTTCAGTACGCCACAAGCGACACAAATGAACACGCCTTCTCAGCCCCGCCAG CACTTCTACCCTAGCCGGGCCCAGCCCCCGAGCAGTGCAGCCTCCCGAGTGCAGAGTGCAGCCCCTGCCCGCCCTGGCCCAGCTGCCCATGTCTACCCTGCTGGATCCCAAGTAATGATGATCCCTTCCCAGATCTCCTACCCAGCCTCCCAGGGGGCCTACTACATCCCCGGACAG GGCCGTTCCACGTATGTTGTCCCGACACAGCAGTACCCTGTGCAGCCGGGAGCCCCAGGCTTCTATCCAGGTGCAAGCCCGACAGAATTTGGGACCTATG CTGGCGCCTATTATCCAGCCCAAGGGGTGCAGCAGTTTCCCACTGGTGTGGCCCCCGCCCCAGTTTTGATGAACCAGCCACCCCAGATTGCTCCCAAGAGGGAGCGGAAGACG ATCCGAATTCGAGATCCAAACCAAGGAGGAAAGGATATCACAGAGGAGATCATGTCTGGGGCCCGCACTGCCTCCACGCCCACCCCTCCCCAG ACGGGAGGCGGTCTGGAGCCTCAAGCTAATGGGGAGACGCCCCAGGTTGCTGTCATTGTCCGGCCAG ATGACCGGTCACAGGGAGCAATCATTGTTGACCGGCCAGGGCTGCCTGGCCCAGAGCACAGCCCTTCAGAATCCCAGCCTTCATCACCTTCTCCGACCCCGTCGCCATCCCCAATCTTGGAACCGGGGTCTGAGCCTAATCTCGCAGTCCTCTCTCTTCCTGGGGATACTGTGACAACGGGGATGATACAAATGTCTGTAGAGGAATCAGCCCCCGTCTCCTGTGAAACTGGGGAGCCATACTGCCTCTCTCCAGAACCCACTCCTCTCGCCGAACCCATACTGGAAGTAGAAGTGACGCTTAGCAAACCAGTTCCAGAATCTGAGTTCTCTTCCAGTCCTCTCCAGGCTCCCAACCCTCTGGCATCTCACACAGTGGAAAGTCATGAGCCTAATGGCGTGGTCCCATCTGAAGATCTGGAACCAGAGGTGGAGTCAAGCCCAGAGCTTGCCCCTCCCCCAGCTTGCCCCTCCGAATCCCCTGTGCCCATCGCTCCAACTGCCCAACCTGAGGAACTGCTCAACGGAGCCCCCTCGCCACCAGCTGTGGACTTAAGCCCAGTCAGTGAGCCAGAGGAGCAGGCCAAGGAAGTCACAGTATCAGTGGTGCCGCCCACCGTCCCCTCTGCCACTCCTGCTGTGGCTCCTTCAGCTACTTCCCCAGCTCCggaggaggaaatggaggaagaggaagaagaggaggaagaaggagaagcaggagaaGCTGAGAgtgagaagggaggagaggaacTGCTCCCCCAAGAAAGTACCCCTGTCCCAGCCAACTTGTCCCAGAATTTGGAGGCGGCAGCAGCCACCCAAG tggcAGTATCTGTGCCAAAGAGGAGACGAAAAATTAAGGAGCTAAATAAGAAGGAGGCTGTGGGAGACCTTCTGGATGCCTTCAAGGAG GCGAACCCTGCAGTACCAGAGGTGGAAAATCAGCCTCCCGCAGGCAGCAATCCAGGCCCGGAGTCTGAGGGCAGCAGTGTGCCCCCACGTCCCGAGGAAGCAGACGAGACCTGGGACTCAAAGGAAGACAAAATTCATAATGCTGAGAAcatccagcctggggaacagaagtATGAATATAAGTCAG ATCAGTGGAAGCCTCTAAACCTGGAGGAGAAAAAACGTTACGACCGTGAGTTCCTGCTTGGTTTTCAGTTCATCTTTGCCAGTATGCAGAAGCCAGAGGGTCTGCCCCATATCAGTGATGTGGTGCTGGACAAG GCCAATAAAACACCACTGCGGCCACTGGATCCTGCTAGACTACAAGGCATAAACTGTGGTCCAGACTTCACTCCATCCTTTGCCAACCTTGGCCGGCCAGCCCTTAGCACCCGTGGGCCCCCAAGGGGTGGGCCAGGTGGGGAGCTGCCCCGAGGGCCG CAGGCTGGCCTGGGACCCCGGCGCTCTCAGCAGGGCGCCCGAAAGGAACCGCGCAAGATCATTGCCACAGTGTTAATGACTGAAGATATAAAACTAAACAAAGCAGAGAAAGCCTGGAAACCCAGCAGTAAGCGGACGGCGGCTGATAAGGATCGAGGGGAAGAGGATGCTGATGGCAGCAAAACCCAG GACCTATTCCGCAGGGTGCGCTCCATCCTGAATAAGCTGACACCCCAGATGTTCCAGCAGCTGATGAAACAAGTGACCCAGCTGGCCATCGACACCGAGGAACGCCTCAAAGGGGTCATTGACCTCATTTTTGAGAAGGCCATTTCTGAGCCCAACTTCTCTGTGGCCTATGCCAACATGTGCCGCTGCCTCATGGCG CTGAAAGTGCCCACTACAGAAAAGCCAACAGTGACTGTGAACTTCCGAAAGCTGTTGTTGAATCGATGTCAGAAGGAGTTTGAGAAAGACAAAGATGATGATGAGGTTTTTGAGAAGAAGCAAAAGGAGATGGATGAAGCTGCTACG GCAGAGGAACGAGGACGTCTGAAGGAAGAGCTGGAAGAGGCTCGGGACATAGCCCGGCGGCGCTCTTTAGGGAATATCAAGTTTATTGGAGAGTTGTTCAAGCTGAAGATGTTAACAGAGGCCATAATGCATGACTGTGTGGTCAAACTGCTTAAGAACCACGACGAAGAGTCCCTCGAGTGCCTTTGCCGTCTGCTCACCACTATTGGCAAAGACCTGGACTTTGAAAAAGCCAAG CCCCGAATGGATCAGTATTTCAATCAGATGGagaaaatcattaaagaaaagaagacGTCGTCCCGCATCCGCTTTATGCTGCAGGACGTGCTGGACCTGCGAGGG AGCAATTGGGTGCCACGCCGAGGGGATCAGGGTCCCAAGACCATTGACCAGATCCacaaggaggctgagatggaagagcACCGGGAGCACATCAAAGTGCAGCAGCTCATGGCCAAGGGCAGCGACAAGCGTCGGGGTGGCCCCCCAGGCCCGCCCATCA GCCGTGGACTTCCACTTGTGGATGATGGTGGCTGGAACACAGTTCCCATCAGCAAAGGCAGCCGCCCCATTGACACCTCACGACTCACCAAGATCACCAAG CCTGGCTCTATCGATTCTAACAACCAGCTCTTTGCACCTGGAGGGCGACTGAGCTGGGGCAAGGGCAGCAGCGGCGGCTCCGGAGCCAAGCCCTCAGACGCAG CATCAGAGGCTGCTCGCCCAGCTACTAGTACCTTGAATCGCTTCTCAGCCCTTCAACAAGCAGTACCCACAGAAAGCACAGATAATAGGCGTGTGGTGCAGAG GAGTAGCTTGAGCCGGGAACGAGGCGAGAAAGCTGGGGACCGGGGAGACCGCCTAGATCGGAGTGAACGGGGAGGGGACCGTGGGGACCGGCTTGATCGTGCGCGGACACCTGCTACCAAGCGGAGCTTCAGCAAGGAAGTGGAGGAGCGGAGTAGAGAACGGTCCTCCCAGCCTGAGGGGCTGCGCAAGGCAGCTAGCCTCACAGAGGATCGGGACCGTGGGCGGGATGCCG TGAAGCGAGAAGCTACCCTACCCCCAGCGAACCCCCCGAAGGCAGCACTCTCTGAGGAGGAGTTAGAGAAGAAATCCAAGGCCATCATAGAGGAATACCTCCATCTCAATGACATGAAG GAGGCAGTACAGTGTGTGCAGGAGCTGGCCTCACCCTCGCTGCTCTTCATCTTTGTACGGCATGGTGTCGAGTCTACGCTGGAGCGCAGTGCCATTGCTCGTGAGCACATGGGGCAGCTGCTGCACCAGCTGCTCTGTGCTGGACACCTGTCCACTGCTCAATACTACCAAGG GCTGTATGAAATCCTGGAATTGGCTGAGGACATGGAAATTGACATCCCCCACGTGTGGCTCTACCTAGCGGAACTGGTAACACCCATTCTGCAGGAAGGTGGGGTGCCCATGGGGGAGCTGTTGAG GGAAATTACAAAGCCTCTGAGACCGCTGGGCAAAGCTGCTTCCCTGTTGCTGGAGATCCTGGGCCTCCTGTGCAAGAGCATG GGTCCTAAAAAGGTGGGGGCGCTGTGGCGAGAAGCTGGGCTTAGCTGGAAGGAGTTTCTACCTGAAGGCCAGGACATTGGTGCATTCGTCGCTGAACAG AAGGTGGAGTATACCCTGGGCCAGGAGTCAGAAGCCCCTGGCCAGAGGGCACTCCCCTCCGAGGAGCTGAGCAGACAGCTAGAGAAGCTGCTGAAGGAGGGCAGCAGTAACCAGCGGGTGTTGGACTGGATAGAG GCCAACCTGAGTGAGCAGCAGATAGCATCCAACACGCTAGTTCGAGCCCTCATGACGGCTGTCTGCTATTCTGCAATTATTT TTGAGACTCCCCTCCGAGTGGACGTTGCAGTGCTGAAAGCCCGAGCGAAACTGCTGCAGAAATACCTGTGTGATGAGCAGAAGGAGCTGCAGGCACTCTACGCCCTCCAGGCCCTTGTAGTGACCTTAGAACAGCCTCCCA ACCTGCTGCGGATGTTCTTTGACGCCCTGTATGACGAGGACGTGGTGAAGGAGGACGCCTTCTACAGTTGGGAGAGTAGCAAGGACCCCGCTGAGCAGCAGGGCAAGGGTGTGGCCCTGAAATCTGTCACGGCCTTCTTCAAGTGGCTCCGTGAGGCAGAGGAAGAGTCTGACCACAACTGA